In Meiothermus ruber DSM 1279, the following proteins share a genomic window:
- a CDS encoding long-chain fatty acid--CoA ligase has product MQSTMMDFPLTLPHLLERAGKLFPKEEIVTRLPDKSLHRYTFGDFYQRSRRLASALQKAGLQKGDRVATLSWNTYAHLEAYFGIPAAGGVLHPLNLRLHPSDIAYIINHAQDRFLIVDDVLLKLYEAVREQVNLEKVIVVPLSGQPVPEGFMSYEDFLATGDPDFSYPALEERDAAGMCYTSGTTGKPKGVVYSHRSIALHSLASALPDALNLAGHDVLLPVVPMFHVLAWGLPFTGVMVGSKMVLPGPHLDPVSLLDLFESEQVTKTAGVPTIWLGVLQALEKEPTRWKLKPMEMVVGGSAAPEAMIRAYDRLGHTVLHAWGMTEMSPLGTVSRLKRYLRGDPALEYRYRAQQGLPTPWVEIRAVGEQGVVPWDGQSLGELQVRGPWVAASYYNLEEESDKWTPDGWFRTGDVVAIDPEGYIRIADRTKDLIKSGGEWISSIDLENALMAHPAVKEAAVIAIPDPKWDERPLAAVVLKEGASVTPEELARFLEPRFAKWWLPDAYVFLDEIPRTSTGKFLKSKLREQFRNYRQVPQ; this is encoded by the coding sequence ATGCAGTCCACCATGATGGATTTTCCCCTGACCCTGCCGCACCTTTTGGAGCGGGCCGGCAAGCTGTTTCCAAAGGAAGAAATTGTGACCCGGCTGCCCGACAAGTCGCTGCACCGCTACACCTTTGGCGATTTTTACCAGCGTTCGCGTAGGCTGGCCTCGGCCCTGCAAAAGGCCGGGCTGCAAAAGGGCGACCGCGTAGCCACCCTCTCCTGGAACACCTACGCCCACCTCGAGGCCTACTTTGGCATCCCGGCGGCCGGGGGGGTGCTGCACCCGCTGAACCTGCGGCTGCACCCCTCCGATATCGCCTATATCATCAACCACGCCCAGGACAGGTTTTTGATCGTAGACGATGTGCTCTTGAAGCTGTATGAAGCGGTAAGGGAGCAGGTGAACCTGGAGAAGGTGATTGTGGTGCCCCTCTCAGGCCAGCCGGTGCCGGAGGGCTTCATGAGCTACGAGGACTTCCTGGCCACCGGCGACCCCGACTTCAGCTACCCCGCCCTCGAGGAGCGCGACGCCGCCGGGATGTGCTACACCTCCGGTACCACCGGCAAGCCCAAGGGGGTGGTCTACTCGCACCGCTCCATTGCCCTGCACAGCCTGGCCTCGGCCCTGCCCGATGCCCTGAACCTGGCCGGCCACGATGTGCTGCTGCCGGTGGTGCCCATGTTCCACGTGCTGGCCTGGGGGCTGCCCTTCACCGGGGTGATGGTGGGCAGCAAGATGGTGCTGCCAGGGCCCCACCTCGACCCGGTGAGCCTGCTGGATCTGTTCGAGTCGGAACAGGTGACCAAGACCGCCGGGGTGCCCACCATCTGGCTGGGGGTGCTGCAAGCCCTCGAGAAAGAACCCACCCGCTGGAAGCTCAAACCGATGGAGATGGTGGTGGGGGGGAGCGCGGCCCCCGAGGCCATGATCCGGGCCTACGACCGCCTGGGCCACACCGTGCTGCACGCCTGGGGCATGACCGAGATGAGCCCGCTGGGCACCGTGAGCCGGCTCAAGCGCTACCTGCGGGGCGACCCGGCGCTCGAGTACCGCTACCGGGCCCAGCAAGGCCTGCCCACCCCCTGGGTGGAGATCCGGGCGGTGGGTGAGCAGGGCGTGGTGCCCTGGGACGGGCAGTCGCTGGGCGAGCTGCAGGTGCGGGGGCCCTGGGTGGCCGCGAGCTACTACAACCTGGAAGAAGAGTCCGACAAGTGGACCCCCGACGGCTGGTTCCGTACCGGCGACGTGGTGGCGATTGACCCCGAGGGCTACATCCGCATTGCCGATCGCACCAAAGACCTGATCAAGTCCGGCGGCGAGTGGATCAGCTCGATTGACCTGGAGAACGCCCTGATGGCCCATCCGGCCGTCAAAGAGGCCGCGGTGATCGCCATACCCGACCCCAAGTGGGACGAGCGCCCGCTGGCCGCGGTGGTGCTCAAGGAGGGGGCTAGCGTTACCCCGGAGGAGCTGGCCCGGTTTTTGGAGCCTCGGTTTGCCAAGTGGTGGCTGCCGGATGCCTATGTCTTCCTGGACGAGATTCCCCGCACCAGCACCGGCAAGTTCCTCAAGTCCAAGCTGCGGGAGCAGTTCAGGAACTACCGGCAAGTACCGCAGTAG
- a CDS encoding M20/M25/M40 family metallo-hydrolase — MSRTEAIDRYLQEHLEAYLQETIRLCAQPSVSATGEGVLECAQLVEQILQQHGFETWKIEGYGNPVVVGRAAGKSERTLLFYNHYDVQPPEPLELWDSPPFAPQIREGKLFARGAKDDKGEFMARLAAVEAVRAAHGGELPCGVLFVVEGNEEVGSPGIARFVQDHLDLLKCDGAIWEEGGIDFEERPGTSLGRRGILALELEVETLSRDAHSGNAHILPSAAWRMVRVLAALKDENERILIPGFYDHVRPVSEQDLELLRNLPDLEAYLRQSFGVRGFVNNLSGFELRKAVFNPTCNIQGITTGYQGPGTKTVIPARAKAKLDFRLVPDQDPTDILQKLRAHLDAEGFTDVQITHADYMFPARSDPQHPLVELAARTAQEVYQKPYQRIPLTGGSSPVYAFAGPLNIPVIDAGVGYGITNRTHAPNENIRIQDFHNAARHIARILDGFAGIF; from the coding sequence ATGTCCAGAACCGAAGCTATAGACCGCTACCTGCAAGAGCACCTCGAGGCCTACCTGCAAGAAACCATCCGCCTCTGCGCCCAGCCCAGCGTCTCGGCCACCGGCGAGGGGGTGCTGGAGTGCGCCCAACTGGTCGAACAAATCTTGCAACAGCACGGCTTTGAGACCTGGAAGATCGAGGGCTACGGCAACCCGGTGGTGGTGGGCCGGGCTGCCGGGAAATCGGAGCGCACCCTGCTCTTTTACAACCACTACGACGTGCAGCCCCCCGAGCCCCTGGAGCTGTGGGACTCGCCCCCTTTTGCGCCGCAAATCCGCGAGGGTAAGCTCTTTGCCCGCGGGGCCAAGGACGACAAGGGCGAGTTTATGGCCCGCCTGGCTGCGGTGGAGGCGGTGCGGGCCGCGCATGGGGGCGAGCTGCCCTGCGGGGTGCTTTTCGTGGTGGAGGGCAACGAGGAGGTGGGCAGCCCCGGCATCGCCCGGTTCGTGCAGGATCACCTGGACTTGCTCAAATGCGACGGGGCCATCTGGGAGGAAGGGGGCATTGACTTTGAGGAACGGCCCGGCACCTCGCTGGGCCGGCGGGGGATTCTGGCTTTGGAGCTCGAGGTCGAGACCCTCTCGCGCGACGCCCATTCCGGCAACGCCCACATCCTGCCCAGCGCGGCCTGGCGGATGGTGCGGGTGCTGGCCGCTTTGAAAGACGAGAACGAGCGCATCCTGATTCCCGGCTTCTACGACCATGTGCGGCCTGTCTCGGAACAGGACCTCGAGCTCTTGCGCAACCTGCCCGACCTCGAGGCCTACCTGCGCCAGAGCTTCGGGGTGCGGGGCTTTGTGAACAACCTGAGCGGTTTCGAGCTGCGCAAGGCCGTCTTCAACCCCACCTGCAACATCCAGGGCATCACCACCGGCTACCAGGGCCCGGGCACCAAGACCGTGATTCCCGCCCGGGCCAAGGCCAAGCTCGACTTCCGCCTGGTGCCCGACCAGGATCCCACCGACATCCTCCAGAAGCTGCGGGCCCACCTCGACGCCGAGGGCTTCACCGATGTGCAGATCACCCACGCCGACTACATGTTCCCGGCCCGCTCCGACCCCCAGCACCCTTTGGTAGAGCTGGCGGCCCGCACAGCCCAGGAGGTCTACCAGAAGCCCTACCAACGCATCCCCCTCACCGGGGGCAGCTCGCCGGTGTACGCCTTTGCCGGGCCCCTGAACATCCCGGTCATCGACGCGGGGGTGGGCTACGGCATCACCAACCGCACCCACGCCCCCAACGAGAACATCCGCATCCAGGACTTCCACAACGCTGCCCGGCATATCGCCCGCATTCTGGACGGCTTTGCAGGCATCTTTTAG
- a CDS encoding peptidylprolyl isomerase, producing the protein MFGINRRVVAVIFGVLALAFVVGSVLLFTPQGQRSTQGKTEFTVNGRPVYELDLARAQQSDPILSTNPQGLLKNLAEVNFVDRMIVTTALLQDTARVRVSSGELKKELDTIKERFGLQKKEDYDRFLTQVGYTDSQLRNELRDQIRINKRVEEIQKKAEPTEEEMRLYFELNRDQYKNEERVQARQIVVDDKTTADKIYAEVTAPGADFAAIAKANSKLNAEQGGALGAQAGQSEPGPVTRVVFPNAVAEAVFKLRDGQISKPIEAGGRFYIVKVEKYLPAGDVKFEEVKDRVKEDAKRIKGQGALEAYIEELRAKANVKFAEGSTYKFENPVVAKVGDTEIKLTEVTQSVFANPQVPQLLQQGLGELAVQFFMPQTLEQLISREAAYQFAQTLGQPFFGSKSDVVAQAQQWKTRDITVTEAEVRRYYDANLANFTIPASAKVQAVNFKKEDKAKADAFRAAALKGGKLEDLAKANNGTVQDYGVVNPGTMPPVPNRLVFLTRGTFPKGPLGEVSEVVKLEDGSFQVLIVNDRKAEVLRPFEEVREEARQQVLASRRAEAAQKWLEEVRKAAKVENNLQKVLTALTPKEEPKQEQPKTNESQPSGNSSQPGTNQSTPANR; encoded by the coding sequence GTGTTTGGAATCAACAGAAGGGTAGTTGCGGTTATTTTCGGGGTTCTGGCCCTGGCCTTTGTGGTGGGTTCGGTTCTGCTCTTTACCCCCCAGGGCCAGCGCAGCACCCAGGGCAAGACCGAGTTCACCGTGAACGGTCGCCCGGTCTACGAGCTGGATCTGGCCAGGGCCCAGCAGAGTGACCCCATTTTGAGCACCAACCCCCAGGGTCTTCTGAAAAATCTGGCCGAGGTCAACTTCGTCGATCGGATGATCGTGACCACCGCGCTGTTGCAGGACACCGCGCGCGTGCGGGTCTCCAGCGGGGAGCTCAAGAAAGAGCTCGACACCATCAAGGAGCGCTTCGGCCTGCAAAAGAAGGAAGACTACGACCGTTTCCTGACCCAGGTGGGCTACACCGACTCGCAGTTGCGCAACGAGTTGCGCGACCAGATCCGCATCAATAAGCGGGTAGAGGAAATCCAGAAAAAAGCCGAGCCGACCGAAGAAGAGATGCGGCTGTACTTCGAGCTGAACCGCGATCAGTACAAAAACGAAGAACGGGTGCAGGCCCGCCAGATTGTGGTGGATGACAAGACCACCGCCGACAAAATCTACGCCGAGGTGACCGCTCCCGGCGCGGATTTTGCCGCCATCGCCAAGGCCAATTCCAAGCTGAACGCCGAGCAGGGCGGGGCCCTGGGCGCCCAGGCCGGCCAGAGCGAGCCCGGCCCGGTGACCCGGGTGGTCTTCCCCAACGCGGTGGCCGAGGCGGTCTTCAAGCTGCGCGACGGACAGATCAGCAAACCCATCGAGGCGGGGGGCCGCTTCTACATCGTGAAGGTCGAGAAGTACCTCCCGGCGGGCGATGTGAAGTTTGAAGAGGTCAAGGATCGGGTCAAGGAAGACGCCAAGCGCATCAAGGGCCAGGGCGCCCTGGAAGCCTACATCGAAGAATTGCGGGCCAAGGCCAACGTGAAGTTTGCCGAAGGCTCCACCTACAAATTTGAAAACCCGGTTGTGGCTAAGGTCGGTGATACCGAGATCAAGCTGACCGAGGTAACCCAGTCGGTCTTTGCCAACCCGCAGGTGCCCCAGCTTCTGCAGCAGGGCCTGGGGGAGCTGGCCGTGCAGTTCTTCATGCCCCAGACGCTGGAACAGCTCATCAGCCGGGAGGCGGCCTACCAGTTTGCCCAAACCCTGGGCCAGCCCTTCTTCGGCTCCAAAAGCGATGTGGTCGCCCAGGCCCAGCAGTGGAAAACCCGCGACATCACTGTGACGGAAGCCGAGGTGCGCAGGTACTACGACGCCAACCTGGCCAACTTCACCATCCCGGCCTCGGCCAAGGTGCAGGCGGTGAACTTCAAGAAGGAAGACAAGGCCAAGGCCGATGCCTTCCGGGCCGCCGCCCTCAAAGGCGGCAAGCTCGAGGATCTGGCTAAGGCCAACAACGGCACCGTGCAGGATTATGGCGTGGTCAACCCCGGCACCATGCCCCCCGTACCCAACCGGCTGGTCTTCCTGACCCGCGGCACCTTCCCCAAAGGGCCGCTGGGTGAGGTGAGCGAGGTGGTGAAGCTCGAGGACGGGAGCTTCCAGGTGCTCATCGTCAACGACCGCAAGGCCGAGGTGCTGCGCCCCTTTGAGGAGGTCAGGGAAGAAGCCCGCCAGCAGGTACTAGCCAGCCGCCGGGCCGAGGCCGCGCAGAAGTGGTTGGAGGAGGTGCGCAAGGCCGCCAAGGTAGAGAACAACCTGCAAAAGGTGCTGACCGCCCTGACCCCCAAAGAAGAGCCCAAACAAGAGCAGCCCAAGACCAACGAGAGCCAGCCCAGCGGCAACTCGTCCCAGCCTGGCACCAATCAAAGCACCCCGGCCAACCGCTAA
- the parS gene encoding type II RES/Xre toxin-antitoxin system antitoxin — translation MSFMGQTVGLRFDFSPDEVARVREGLPVELIGEIAQRYGLSQQEVLEAAGIPRSSAHRYKGFGRLNREQSNRLYKVMYLLRRAEELFGSARLAAGWMNSPKLFLHGASPLQYLDTEPGFRAVEHLLGRLEDGLVT, via the coding sequence ATGTCCTTTATGGGACAAACCGTTGGGTTGCGCTTCGACTTTTCGCCCGATGAGGTGGCCCGCGTGCGGGAGGGCCTGCCGGTTGAACTCATCGGAGAAATCGCGCAGCGGTATGGTCTGAGCCAGCAGGAGGTGCTCGAGGCTGCGGGCATTCCGCGCAGCAGTGCGCACCGATATAAGGGGTTTGGACGCCTGAACCGGGAGCAATCCAACCGGCTGTACAAGGTGATGTATCTGCTCCGGAGGGCGGAGGAACTCTTTGGCTCTGCTCGGCTGGCAGCAGGGTGGATGAATAGTCCCAAGCTGTTTTTACATGGTGCTAGCCCGCTGCAATACCTCGATACCGAGCCCGGTTTTAGGGCCGTTGAGCATCTGCTGGGGCGCCTGGAAGACGGCCTGGTGACATGA
- a CDS encoding MBL fold metallo-hydrolase, with translation MSKVSRRQALKLLGATGAVAAAGTIPTMAQQASAMPNGAGFYRFKLGDFTLTVLSDGQTPPGNAFPNWGANPGRQAEFEAALRENFLEPTQFINNFNPMVIDTGRAKILIDTGRGQAGQLLNNLANAGLRPADINIVFITHGHGDHIGGLVRDGQPVFANAQHVIGETELQFWLSQATPPANLVALRDRFTRVRPGAEIAPGVTAVDTPGHTVGHLAVQVTSGGRTLWHLGDAGGHYILSLRFPDHYLGFDNNPQQAVATRARLWQAAAAERIMVVGYHFAWPGVGYVRRAGNAYEFVPAFFTF, from the coding sequence ATGAGTAAAGTTTCTCGTCGCCAAGCCCTCAAGCTGCTGGGTGCTACCGGTGCGGTGGCGGCTGCCGGTACGATACCCACCATGGCTCAACAGGCGTCTGCGATGCCCAATGGGGCCGGCTTTTACCGGTTCAAACTGGGGGATTTTACCCTAACGGTTTTGAGCGACGGTCAGACCCCCCCTGGCAACGCCTTTCCCAACTGGGGGGCGAACCCTGGCAGGCAGGCCGAGTTTGAAGCAGCCCTGCGGGAGAACTTCCTCGAGCCCACCCAGTTCATCAACAACTTCAACCCCATGGTCATCGACACCGGGCGGGCCAAGATTCTCATCGATACCGGCCGGGGCCAGGCCGGGCAACTGCTGAACAACCTGGCCAACGCCGGCTTGCGGCCTGCCGATATCAATATCGTCTTCATCACCCACGGCCACGGCGACCATATTGGCGGCCTGGTGCGGGATGGGCAGCCGGTGTTTGCCAACGCCCAGCACGTCATCGGCGAGACCGAGCTACAGTTCTGGCTCTCCCAGGCCACCCCACCCGCCAACCTGGTGGCCCTGCGCGACCGCTTTACCCGGGTGCGTCCTGGGGCCGAGATTGCCCCCGGCGTCACCGCAGTGGATACCCCGGGCCACACCGTAGGGCACCTGGCCGTACAGGTAACCTCGGGTGGACGGACGCTGTGGCACCTGGGCGATGCCGGGGGCCACTACATCCTCTCCCTGCGCTTCCCCGATCACTACCTGGGCTTTGACAACAACCCCCAGCAGGCCGTGGCCACCCGGGCCCGGCTGTGGCAGGCCGCGGCGGCGGAGCGGATTATGGTGGTGGGCTACCACTTCGCCTGGCCGGGCGTGGGCTACGTGCGCCGCGCGGGCAACGCCTACGAGTTCGTGCCGGCCTTCTTCACTTTCTAG
- a CDS encoding TolC family protein, whose product MKRLLPTIATLLALAPPVLAQGLDLSDALKALPSTLDWQSADLSYESAVRQLEAALAAQGLKLSGGADYTLREGSGSGLTVSGTASLGVLPWSSSADAVRSAERALERAALARREARNNLYIALHTQYFNLRQAQADLALAQATLALRERQLQIVTAQNQAGSATLSDLLTAQQNLDTARSSLLSAQGALELARLTLAGTLGLNPQQLGNPTTPPEEPSLPDEGLEALLQRALASRPDVLRALSQLRDAEENLASAERNRLIPNASVTVGYSDSGSTLSAGLNLKSGTASLSAALPVGQATSSTLSQGYSLGLSLSVPIFDPVSDSSIRTAQTALQAARQALETARRAAELDVRQKYQNLQTAQAAIAAARAALNTANQNLRTAQARLQAGTGTSVEVQAAQVSQLQAQRNLEAALIQAQLAALALQNALGADLTAALGGK is encoded by the coding sequence TTGAAGAGACTACTCCCAACCATTGCAACCTTACTGGCCCTGGCCCCCCCGGTGCTAGCCCAGGGGCTTGATCTTTCCGATGCGCTCAAGGCCCTACCCAGCACCCTGGACTGGCAAAGCGCCGACCTCAGCTACGAGAGCGCGGTGCGGCAGCTCGAGGCCGCCCTGGCCGCCCAGGGCCTCAAGCTCTCAGGTGGGGCCGACTACACCCTGCGCGAGGGTAGCGGCAGCGGCCTGACCGTTTCCGGCACCGCCAGCCTGGGGGTGCTGCCCTGGTCGAGCAGCGCCGACGCCGTGCGCAGCGCTGAGCGGGCCCTGGAGCGGGCCGCCCTGGCCCGGCGCGAGGCCCGGAACAACCTGTACATCGCCCTGCACACCCAGTACTTCAACCTGCGCCAGGCCCAGGCCGACCTGGCCCTGGCCCAGGCCACCCTGGCCCTGCGCGAGCGCCAGCTACAGATTGTGACCGCCCAGAACCAGGCCGGCAGCGCCACCCTGAGCGACCTGCTCACCGCCCAGCAAAACCTGGACACAGCCCGCTCGAGCCTGCTGAGCGCCCAGGGGGCCCTCGAGCTGGCCCGGCTCACCCTGGCGGGTACCCTGGGTCTGAACCCCCAGCAGCTCGGCAACCCCACCACCCCCCCTGAGGAACCCAGCCTGCCCGATGAGGGCCTGGAAGCCCTGCTGCAAAGGGCGCTGGCCAGCCGCCCGGATGTGCTGCGGGCTCTGTCCCAGCTTCGCGATGCCGAAGAGAACCTGGCCAGCGCCGAGCGCAACCGGTTGATTCCCAATGCTTCGGTTACCGTGGGTTACAGCGACAGCGGCAGCACGCTCTCGGCAGGCCTGAACCTCAAAAGCGGCACCGCTTCGCTCTCGGCGGCCCTGCCTGTGGGCCAGGCCACCAGCAGTACGCTGTCGCAGGGCTACAGCCTGGGTCTGTCGCTGAGCGTGCCCATCTTCGACCCTGTGAGCGACAGCAGCATTCGCACTGCCCAGACCGCTTTGCAGGCAGCCCGGCAGGCCCTGGAAACCGCCCGCAGGGCCGCCGAGCTGGATGTGCGGCAGAAGTATCAGAACCTGCAGACCGCCCAGGCCGCCATTGCCGCAGCCAGGGCCGCTTTGAATACGGCCAACCAGAACCTGCGCACTGCCCAGGCCCGGCTCCAGGCCGGCACCGGTACCAGTGTGGAGGTGCAGGCAGCCCAGGTGAGCCAGCTTCAGGCCCAGCGCAACCTCGAGGCCGCCCTGATCCAGGCCCAACTGGCCGCCCTGGCCCTGCAAAATGCCCTGGGCGCCGACCTCACCGCAGCCCTTGGAGGAAAATAG
- a CDS encoding MBL fold metallo-hydrolase: MIHILDLHDRAPRVIASFLLETSQGPVLFETGPESRFSVLLDGLNALGYAASDIKHVFVTHIHLDHAGAAWRMAERGATIYVHPKGAPHLVDPSKLWASASRIYGDRMEELWGQMGHVPEGQIEIVQDGQVIRIGEAQIEALETPGHAYHHHAYRIGEVLIGGDVTGVKIGRGPVLPPCPPPEIHIEAWRASLARLRALKLNKIYLTHFGETEEVGPHLDALEARLLEWADWIKQQLKAGLTREQMVQAFEAYVTNTLRAAGLSEEEVREYEFADPAWMSVDGLVRYWNKHHPEEVMS; encoded by the coding sequence GTGATCCACATCCTCGACCTTCATGACCGCGCCCCCAGGGTAATTGCTTCGTTCCTGCTGGAAACCAGCCAGGGGCCGGTGCTCTTCGAGACCGGGCCGGAGTCGCGCTTCTCGGTGCTGCTGGATGGCCTCAACGCGCTGGGCTACGCCGCCTCCGACATTAAGCACGTCTTCGTGACCCACATCCACCTCGACCATGCGGGCGCCGCCTGGCGCATGGCCGAGCGGGGGGCGACCATCTACGTCCACCCCAAGGGGGCGCCGCACCTGGTAGACCCCAGCAAACTCTGGGCCTCGGCCAGCCGCATCTACGGCGACCGGATGGAAGAACTCTGGGGCCAGATGGGCCACGTGCCGGAGGGCCAGATCGAGATCGTTCAGGATGGTCAGGTGATCCGGATTGGCGAGGCCCAGATCGAGGCCCTCGAGACCCCCGGCCACGCCTACCACCACCACGCCTACCGGATTGGCGAGGTACTGATTGGCGGTGATGTAACCGGGGTCAAAATTGGGCGCGGCCCGGTGCTGCCCCCCTGCCCCCCGCCGGAGATTCACATCGAAGCTTGGCGCGCCTCCCTTGCCCGGCTACGGGCCTTAAAGCTGAACAAGATTTACCTGACCCACTTTGGCGAGACCGAGGAGGTCGGGCCACACCTGGATGCGCTGGAGGCCCGGCTGCTGGAGTGGGCCGACTGGATCAAGCAACAGCTCAAGGCCGGCCTGACCCGTGAACAGATGGTGCAGGCCTTTGAGGCCTACGTGACCAACACCCTACGGGCTGCGGGGCTTTCGGAGGAGGAAGTTCGGGAGTACGAGTTTGCCGACCCCGCCTGGATGAGCGTGGATGGGCTGGTGCGCTACTGGAACAAGCACCACCCGGAAGAGGTGATGAGCTAG
- a CDS encoding TolC family protein produces MIRFAKRFFWLLPMLVFSAGLAQNSLTLVQALAQAYSRGPSLQSAQATLQNATLQLNALKADPSTLIVALTQAEQNAKLAQVNLEATRLSVMQSVVNAYTNLYEAQQNVALFQAQVALNQRNLEVAKARQAAGNATALDVARAQTTLDSSRQSLTNAQAQIPVLAAQLAALLGLSDLGNVTVAAPPNPPALEANLEALRNGLFERLPSVLQAQQAVELAQLNVKLADNDYTPAVQLNTAKTSLENNLRTLQTAQQNAQTSLTNAYQAAQSAYKSIALAQANLANAQKVVEQSQAALRAGTISALQLQTDQVSLKSAEYALVQAIGSYWRALAAFSVAAGQDFTGLVRAASAP; encoded by the coding sequence ATGATTCGCTTCGCAAAACGCTTTTTTTGGCTACTGCCGATGCTGGTTTTTTCGGCTGGGCTGGCCCAGAACAGCCTGACCCTGGTACAGGCCCTTGCCCAGGCCTATAGCCGGGGCCCCTCGCTGCAAAGCGCCCAGGCCACCCTGCAAAACGCCACCCTCCAGCTCAACGCCCTCAAGGCCGACCCCAGCACCCTGATTGTGGCCCTCACCCAGGCCGAGCAGAACGCCAAGCTGGCCCAGGTCAACCTCGAGGCCACCCGGCTCTCGGTGATGCAGAGCGTGGTGAACGCCTATACGAACCTCTACGAAGCCCAGCAGAACGTGGCCCTGTTCCAGGCCCAGGTGGCCCTGAACCAGCGCAACCTGGAGGTGGCCAAGGCCCGCCAGGCCGCGGGCAACGCCACCGCGCTGGACGTGGCCCGGGCCCAGACCACCCTGGATAGCTCGAGGCAGTCGCTCACCAACGCCCAGGCGCAAATACCGGTGCTGGCCGCTCAGCTCGCTGCGCTCCTGGGCCTGAGCGACCTGGGCAATGTGACGGTGGCGGCCCCCCCGAACCCGCCCGCTCTGGAAGCCAACCTCGAGGCCCTGCGCAACGGCTTGTTTGAGCGCCTCCCCAGCGTGCTGCAAGCCCAGCAGGCGGTGGAGCTTGCCCAGCTCAACGTTAAACTGGCCGACAACGACTATACCCCGGCGGTTCAGCTCAACACCGCCAAAACCAGCCTGGAAAACAACCTGCGCACCCTGCAAACCGCCCAGCAAAACGCCCAGACCAGCCTGACCAACGCCTACCAGGCTGCCCAGAGCGCCTACAAAAGCATCGCCCTGGCCCAGGCCAACCTCGCCAACGCCCAAAAGGTGGTGGAGCAGAGCCAGGCCGCCCTGCGGGCCGGCACCATCTCGGCCTTGCAGCTCCAAACCGATCAGGTCTCGCTTAAAAGCGCTGAGTACGCCCTGGTGCAGGCCATCGGCAGCTACTGGAGGGCCCTGGCGGCCTTCTCGGTGGCCGCCGGCCAGGACTTCACCGGCCTGGTGCGGGCGGCCAGTGCGCCCTAG
- a CDS encoding endonuclease V has protein sequence MDDAARLTWPGSLQAAAALQAELARAVVLAGNPCGARYIAALDASHPTRFSRQKGPSVAVAVLWDRQTGGVLEVAAAQMDAAELFPYIPGYLSFREAPLYLAALARLSRLPEVLLVDGQGIAHPRRLGIAAHLGVHLNLPALGVAKTLLWGRPEGVLPLEAGSAVRLLDGGAQIGWLFRSRTGVRPLVVSPGHRVGMEESLALVRLLMGKTRLPEPLRQAHLHAGLQRRQANVR, from the coding sequence GTGGATGATGCCGCCCGCCTGACCTGGCCGGGCAGCTTGCAGGCGGCAGCGGCGCTGCAAGCCGAGCTTGCTAGGGCCGTGGTGCTGGCCGGGAACCCCTGTGGGGCCCGGTATATCGCGGCCCTGGATGCCTCCCACCCGACCCGTTTTTCCAGGCAAAAAGGCCCCTCGGTGGCGGTGGCGGTCTTGTGGGACAGGCAGACGGGGGGGGTGCTCGAGGTCGCCGCAGCCCAGATGGACGCGGCCGAGCTATTTCCCTACATTCCCGGCTACCTATCGTTCCGCGAGGCCCCGCTGTACCTGGCGGCCCTGGCCCGGCTATCCCGCCTGCCCGAGGTGCTCCTGGTGGACGGACAGGGCATCGCGCACCCCAGGCGGCTGGGCATTGCCGCCCACCTGGGGGTGCACCTGAACCTCCCAGCCCTAGGGGTTGCCAAAACCCTGCTTTGGGGCCGGCCAGAGGGTGTACTGCCTTTGGAGGCGGGTTCAGCGGTGCGCTTGCTGGATGGGGGGGCGCAGATTGGCTGGCTTTTCCGTAGCCGCACTGGGGTTCGTCCGCTGGTGGTCTCGCCGGGCCACCGGGTGGGCATGGAAGAGAGCCTGGCTTTGGTGCGCTTGCTGATGGGGAAGACCCGCCTGCCCGAGCCCCTGCGCCAGGCCCACCTACACGCAGGGTTGCAGCGGCGGCAGGCCAATGTGAGGTGA
- a CDS encoding RES family NAD+ phosphorylase: MRAWRITSRRYAHAAFTGEGAARSPGRWNQSGVPVVYLAGSLATGILEILVHVTERSYLAAFVAIEVEVPDAHIETLQHLPPDWQQLPEPYPASTQQLGSEWAQSLRSLALKVPSAVVPVEFNLLLNPRHPAMSEIKVGKPQDLWLDPRLLR, from the coding sequence ATGAGGGCCTGGCGGATCACCTCGCGCAGATATGCCCATGCGGCTTTCACCGGTGAGGGAGCGGCCCGAAGTCCAGGCCGTTGGAACCAGAGCGGGGTTCCGGTGGTGTATTTGGCGGGGAGCCTTGCCACGGGAATTCTGGAAATCCTGGTGCACGTCACCGAACGGTCGTACCTGGCCGCTTTTGTGGCCATTGAGGTTGAAGTCCCCGACGCGCATATAGAGACCTTGCAGCATCTGCCGCCGGACTGGCAGCAACTGCCCGAACCCTACCCAGCGTCCACCCAGCAACTGGGTAGCGAGTGGGCGCAAAGCTTGCGTTCGCTGGCGCTCAAAGTGCCTTCGGCGGTCGTGCCTGTTGAGTTCAATTTGCTGCTCAACCCCAGACATCCAGCGATGTCTGAGATAAAGGTCGGTAAACCCCAAGACCTATGGCTCGACCCTCGGCTGCTGCGGTAG